CATGCCAGGCGTCCAACAGGCACATACTTCCTCATCTTTTTAAATCATGCTAACCACATAGGAAGGACGGAAACATAAACCAGCATAGCACGATTCTAACCCTTATGAACGAGGGTGATGGAGAGTTCCGTTTGTCAaccaatcaaaacaaaataaacaaatagctaaataaatagtatgaaaaaataagaaattaataactGAATTAAAATCCCATTAAGAACAGTTGAATTTATATTCACTGGATATATGAAGATGGAGCTTCACTTGCCacctaagtaaaagaaaaaaaaaaaaaaaaaaaaatccgaatcaTAACAAGTTGAAAATTGAATTATTTTTTGAAGCTGgagtcccccccaaaaaaaataataataataataataaataaataataataataataataataataataataataataataataataataataataataataataataataaataaataaataaataaataaataaataaaaaaataaaaataaaacataaatagataaatttaaatCAAATGAGAAACAAATGAATTCCTAGTTATGGAAATGAACTTGGCGAAAATCACCCGCACTGCATCCACCTACCTCACTACAATCACCCACTGAGTTGATGTGGATAGATTGTCCTTCACAGGGAAAACCAATTTACGTGTTAGGGGAATAACGTCAGCGGACTTTGTTTGGGGGATGACATCAGCTGATTTTGCAAGTTGGGGATGATGTCAGCTGATTTGGACTTGTTAGGAGGATCACATCAACTGATTTTCTTTGTTAGGTGAATAATAGCAATTAATTTTACACGACTGGGATTTCATCAGTGATTTGGGCTTCTTAATGGGGTTATATCAGTTGATTTTCTTTGTTAGGTGGATGACACCAACTGGTTTTGTATGTTGGCGGATTACATCAGCTGATTTTCCATAGCGGATTGCATCAGCTGATTTTCCATAGCGGATTGCATCAGCTGATTTTCCATAGCGGAGTACATCAGCTGACTTTCCATAGCGGATTACATCAGCTGATTTTCCATAGCAGAGTACATCAGCTGATTTCCCATGGCGAATTACATCAGCTGATTTTCCATGGCGAATTACATCAGCTGATTTTCCATGGCGAATTACATCAGCTGATTTTCCATGGCGAATTACATCAGCTGATTTTCCATAGCGGATTACATCAGCTGATTTTCCATAGCGGATTGCATCAGCTGATTTTCCATAGCGGATTACATCAGCTGATTTCCCATAGCGGATTACATCAGCTGATTTTCCATAGCGGATTACATCAGCTGATTTTCCATAGCGGATTACATCAGCTAATTTTCCATAGCGGATTACATCAGCTGATTTTCCATGTTAGTGGATTACATCAGCTGATTTCCCATAGCGGATTACATCAGCTGATTTTCCATAGCGGATTACATCAGCTGATTTTCCATATTAGCGGATTACATCAGCTGATTTTCCATAGCGGATTACATCAGCTGATTTCCCATAGCGGATTACATCAGCTGATTTTCCATAGCGGATTACATCAGCTGATTTCCCATAGCGGATTACATCAGCTGATTTTCTATAGCGGATTACATCAGCTGATTTCCCATAGCGGATTACATCAGCTGATTTTCCATAGCGGATTACATCAGCTGATTTCCCATAGCGGATTACATCAGCTGATTTTCCATAGCGGATTATATCAGCTGATTTTCCATGTTAGTGGATTACATCAGCTGATTTCCCATAGCGGATTACATCAGCTGATTTTCCATAGCGGATTACATCAGCTGATTTTGCAAGTAGAGTATCGTTTTTTAAGTGCAATATCCTTTCCAAATAAGGTAGTAGTCGCGAATGAAAGGGTTCATATATACTTAACAATGATCTTTGTTTTCTGGTAAGTTATGCGATTAAgccttatattttatttacatcctTTTCTATCCCTTGAAATTTCGAAATCTCCCCAAACCCTCATCCAAatagaaaatggagaataaaCAAATCAATCTCTAAATACACTATAACAcaactaaaaacaacaaacaaacataaaaaaaaagatcaagaagATCCTTCCAGTCATACGTAGGGGACAAGGAAGTTAGACGCTTTCCGATTTTCCtatttcctcgccccccccccccaaaaaaaaaaaaatgaaaatcaaaattggTAAGAGCCTAATGAGCGAATACAAGTCAGAAACAAGATAAAGGttaaaaagtaagataaaaaaaaaaaaactattataatgataatcttgatttttgttttcgtctCTGCAAAAAtcacataacaaaaataaagtaaaatatatgaaatatatacatatatatttatgaaatatatatatatatttgaaatatatacatatatatatgaaatttatacatatatatatatgaaatatatatataaaatatatatatataaatgaaatatatatatacatacatatatatatatttatacacatacacgtgtgtgtatgtgtatgtatgtatgtatgtatgtatgtatgtatgtatgcatgtacgcatgtatgtatatatatacatgtatatatatatatatatatatatatatatacatatatatacatgtatatatacatatatacatacatatatatatatatgtatatatatatatatatatatatatatatatatatatgtgtgtgtgtctgtctgtgtgtgtgtgtgtgtgtgtgtgtgtgtgtgtgtgtgtgtgtgtgtgtgtgtgtgtgtgtgtgtgtgtgtgtgtgtgtgtgtgtgaatgtgtgtgtgtgtgcgtgcatgtgtatttttgtgtgcataaataaatatttatatatatatatgatatatatctatatacataatatatatatatattttatatatatatacatatatatacatatatatatatatatatatacatgcatacatatatttgcatatatgtatgtatatgtatgtatatgtatgtatatatttatacatatatatatatatataaatatatatataatatatgtgtgtgtgtgtgtgtgtgtgtgtgtgtgtgtgtgtgtgtgtgtgtgtgtgtgtgtgtgtgtgtgtgtttgtgtgtgtgtgtgaatatatatatatatatatatatacatataaatatatatatacatacatacatacatacacacatacacacacacatgcatatatatatatatatatatatatatatatatatatatatatataaatacacacacacacacacacacacacacatatatatatacatacatacatatatatatttttatatatatatatatatatatgagtataaatgtatatatccatatgtgtgtatatatataaatatatatatatacatacatatatatatatatatatatatatatatatatatacatgcacacacacacactcacactcacactcacactctcactctcactctcactctc
Above is a window of Penaeus chinensis breed Huanghai No. 1 chromosome 19, ASM1920278v2, whole genome shotgun sequence DNA encoding:
- the LOC125034907 gene encoding FMRFamide-related neuropeptides-like, with the translated sequence MRPSLKYRIESSDVIRYGKSADVIRYGKSADVIRYGKSADVIRYRKSADVIRYGKSADVIRYGKSADVIRYGKSADVIRYGKSADVIPDVIRYGKLADVIRYGKSADVIRYGKSADVIRYGKSADVIRYGKSADAIRYGKSADVIRYGKSADVIRHGKSADVIRHGKSADVIRHGKSADVIRHGKSADVLCYGKSADVIRYGKSADVLRYGKSADAIRYGKSADAIRYGKSADVIRQHTKPVGVIHLTKKIN